The Amycolatopsis jiangsuensis nucleotide sequence CGTGCTTCGCCGCGTTGCCGAGCAGTTCGCACACGGCGAAGTACGCGCACGCCTCCACCGGCTGCTCCACCCGGCCCGCCACCGTGCTGGTGACTTCGACCTTCAACGGGCTGTCGAGCGCCGCTGCCCGCACGGCGTCGGTCAGCCCACGTTCGGACAGCACCGGCGGATGGATGCCGCGCACCAGCGACCGCAGCTCGGTGAGCGCCTCCGAGGAAGCAGTGCGCAGTTCGGCCGCCAGCTGCCTCGCCGCCGCGGGATCCTGGTCGATCAACGCCTCCACCGCACCGAGCTTCATCCCCATCGCGACGAGCCGGGACTGGACGCCGTCGTGCAGGTCGCGTTCGATCCGCCGCAGCTCGGAGGCCTGCGCGACGGTCACCTCGGTGCGCGTCTGGTCGAGCCGCCGCACCCGCTGGGCGAGCAGCGCCGCCTCGGTGGGCCCGAGCAGCAGCCGGCCGAACCGCACCTGCAGCCGCAGCAGCCACGGCGCCGGCAGCATCGCGACGAGCACCGCGGCCGCCGCTGCGAACGTCATCGCCACCGCGGGCCAGGTGCCGGTCACCGCGGGCAGCCCTGCCATCTCGAACCAGCCGGAAATGACCGGCAGCGGGAGGAAAAGCCGGCCGATCCACAACGCGGCGATGCCGATCAGCCCCCAGCACGCCAGTACCGCCGACGGCACCCAGAACACCGGCGACACCACCGGCAGCACCAGTCCGGCGGCCATGTCCCGCCAGGTCGCCCGGTCCCGCAGCACCCATTGCGCACGGCTTCGGCGCAGCGGCACCCACGGCTGGTCGTAAAGCCGCTTGCCGTACTGGTAGTAGCCGTCGGCGCGGACGACCGGCGGCGACGGCGGCGGCAGATACGGCCGTGGGATGCGGAGTCCGGTCCAGTTCTCCGCCTCGCGGCGGAACGTGTCCGCGATCGTGCGGCCGTGCTGCACCGCGCCGGAGAACAGCGCCGGCGCGCCGATCAGGACCACAAGCTGGACCAGCGCGGTCATCAGGAGCGCGAGCGAGATCGCGTACAGGCCGAACTGATGCCCGAGCATTTCCGGCCGCCGCACGCGCCGGGTCCGCTGCCGGGCCGGCCGCGGACCGAGCCAGTACCGCGTCCACCGCGCGTACCCGCGCAGCGCGGCCGGGCCCGCGACCAGCGAGAACCCGGCGAACGACAGGGCGACCACCGGGTTCAGCACCTGCCAGACGAGTTCCCGGCCGGTCGCCGGATCGTCTTTGATCCACGTGAAACGTCGGTTCCAGCGGATCCACCAGTCCCGCCGGTAGAGCTGGTTGCCGTCGCGGTACCAGCCGTCCCGCTCGCGTTCCGGGTCGGCAGGGGCCGGCCGGTACGGACTCGGGATCTCCTCGCCGGTCCAGCGCCCGACCAGCTCGCGGGTGCGCCGCGACCGGCCGCGAGCCCCTTCGAGGACCGCGGGGTAGAAGACCACGATCCCGACGCAGAGCAGCACGAAGGCAGCCAGCTCGAGTACGACGTCGCCCCAGCTCAGCAGGGCGAGACCGGCCAGCTTCCCGGCCCGCCGGACAGATCCCATGGCCCTCCTTCCCTCGTCCGAGTCTGGACCGCCTGCCCGCCCCCGGCACTGCCCGCAGCCCCCGAAACGGGGTGGGCCCAGCCCCACCCCCCGGGTCAACGAAATCCCACCTGAACTGGGGTTTCCGGGTCATTCTGCCGGACGTCGCGGGTTTCTAGCGTGTTTTCCATGGCAAGCATCGAAGTCACCGAACTCCGCAAGGCCTACGCCGGCCGGACGGTGGTCGACGGCGTTTCGTTCACTGTCGAGCGCGGCGAGATCTTCGGCATCCTCGGCACCAACGGCGCCGGGAAGACCACCACCGTCGAATGCCTCCAGGGCCTGCGCACACCGGACTCCGGCACGGTGTCCGTGCTCGGCCTGGATCCGGCGCGCGACGCCGCCGAGCTGCGCCGCCGCGTCGGCACGCAGCTGCAGGACGCGAGGTTGCCGGAGAAGCTTCGGGTGCGGGAGGCGCTGGAGCTGTTCGCGACGTTCTACCCGCATCCGGCCGACATCGAGGACCTGCTGCGCCGGCTCGGTCTCGAAGAACACCGCGACGCCGGCTTCGGCACGCTGTCCGGCGGGCTCAAACAGCGGCTGTCCATCGCGCTCGCGCTGGTCGGCGATCCCGAGATCGCCATCCTCGACGAGCTGACCACCGGCCTCGACCCGCACGCGCGCCGCGACACCTGGAAGCTCGTCGAGGGTGTGCGCGACGCCGGCGTGACCGTCGTGCTGGTCACGCACTTCATGGACGAGGCGCAACGGTTGTGCGACCGCGTGGCGATCCTCGACGCCGGCTGCGTCGTCGCCACCGGCAGCCCGGCCGAGCTACTCGCCACCACCGACAAATCCACTTTGGATGACGCGTTCGTCACACTGACCGGACGCGACTGAGGGGACCCGCCACGATGACCACCTTCGGCAAACTCGCCACCACCGAAGCGAAACTGCTGCTGCGCACCCCGGTCTGGGTCGGCTTCGGCGTGCTGCTGCCCACCGTCGTGCTGCTCGTCGTCGGCTTCATTCCCGGGACGTCCGAACCCAGCGAAGCCACCGGCGGCTACCGCTTTCTCGACCTGTGGGTCCCGTCGCTGGTGGTGATCGCGCTGGCGATGCTCGGACTGCAGGGAATCCCGGCGGCCGTGGCCACCTACCGGGAACAGGGCGTGCTGCGCAGGCTCGCGACCACGCCCGTGTCGCCCGCGCTGCTGCTGCTCGCCCAGGTGCTGGTGCACGCCGTGGTCGCGCTGACCGGGGTCACCCTGATGCTCGCCGCCGCGCGGCTGCTGTTCCACGTGCCGCTGCCCCGGCATCCGCTGTCGTTCGTGCTCACCGTGCTGCTCGGCCTGGTGTCGGTGTTCGCGCTCGGCCTGGTGGCCGCCTCGCTCGCGCGGACCACCAAGGGGGCGAGCGGACTGGCCATGATCGTGTTCTTCCCGATCATGTTCCTCGGCGGGGTCTACCTGCCGCGGCCGCTGCTGCCGAAGCTGATCCGCGAGATCGGCGCGTACGCCCCGCCCGGCGCGCAACCGCTGCAGGACGCCTGGATCGGCGCCGGCGTGCGGCCGCTGCAGTTCGTCGTGCTCGCCGCGTTCGCGGTGGGTGGTACGGCGCTGGCGGTACGGCTGTTCCGGTGGGAGTGATCCACCGAAGTGGTGATGAAACTCGTTTTCCCTTGTTCGCGTCCCTGGCGCCCGGTAGCCAGGACAGGGAACCACTCACCATGGAGGTTGTCTTGTCGCTGGACGTATCGCCCGCGTTGCTGGAGAAGGCCGAGCGCGGGGAGGTCTCCGACGCGGAGTTCGTGGCCTGCGTACGGGAATCGCTGCCGTACGCGTGGGAGGTCATCACCGGGGTCATCGCCGAGGCCGACGGCGCGGTGGACGGTTTCGCGGACAACGAGACCCCGCCGCCGAGCGAGGCGGACCGCGGGCAGCTGCTGCGAGCGCTGGCCTCCGACGCCATCCGCGGCGGGCTGGAGCGGCACTTCGGCGTGAAGCTGGCCTTCCAGAACTGCCACCGGGTCGCCGTCTTCCGGACGTCCGAAGTGGACAGTGACAGGTACCGGGCGTTCGTGTCGGTGCGCGGGCAGCTGCTCAACCAGAGCCCGGAGCTGCGGGACTGCTAGCCCGCAGCGCGGGCAGCACCTCGGCGCCGATCCGCGCGATGTTCGCCACCGTGTCCTCCGGCGTACCGGATGCCTCCACGAACATGATCACGTGGGACACCCCGGTGCGCCGGAGGCTCGTTTCCAGCTTCGCCACGCAGTCCTCCGCCGGGCCGACCGGGTGCATCTCGCACAGCAGGTCGGTGTACTCCCGCGGATCGCGCGACGGACTCGGGTGCCCTTCCAGCGGCACGTGCGCACCGAGACCGTCGGCCAGCCAGCCCGGCAACGTCCGCCGCACCAGGCCCGCCGCGTCGTCGCCGACCTGGCAGAGCACCGTCGACACGTGCCCGCCAGGCCCTCCGTAGGCAGCGACTGTCGCGGCCTTCGCGTCGTCGTCCGCGTGCATTCCGAGCAGCATCGGCAGTCCCCGGTCCGCGGCCAGCCGGACCGAGCCCGAGGCCGCGCTCCCACAGGCCACCACGATCCGTGGTTTCCCGCCGGGCACCGGGGTCACCGGTACTTCGCGGAAGGCGAAGTGCTCGCCGTTCGCGGAAACCGTGCCGGTCGCCGCGGCCAGCAGCAGATCGAGCGACTCGGCGTACCCGCGCTCGTAGCGTTCGATCCCGGTGCCGAACACCTCGAGGTCCTGCCAGGGTCCGCCGCGGCCGACCCCCAGCCGCAGCCGTCCGCCGGACACCGCGTCGAGCATCGACCACTGTTCGGCGAGCGCCACCGGATGCGTCGTGGACAGCACGCTCACCGCCGTGCCCACGTCGATCCGTTCGGTGCGGCCGAGCAGGTGCGCGGCCAACGTGATCGCCGAAGGGCACACGCCGTAGGGCATGAAGTGGTGCTCGGCGAGCCAGACGTCGTCGAAACCCGCCGCCTCCGCGGCCTCGGCGGCCAGCACCGTGCGACGCAGCACTCCGGCGTCTTCCTGACCGGGAAACCGCCCGGAGACCAGGAAGACGCCGAACCGCCTCAGTTGTCCACCGACACGTCGTTGAACGGCAGCAGCGGGTCCAGCCACGGGAACACCACGAACATCAGCAACGCCACGATGCCCAGCAGCAGCACGACCGCGATGGTCAGCTTCGCCGCGAACGGTCCCGGCAGATGCCGCCAGATCCACCCGTACATCAGGCCGCACCACCGATCTTCTCCAGCAGCGTGTCGTAGTCCCCGGCCTGCGACTTCGGCACCTGCTGGGTGAGCACGGAGGTGATGATCAGCCGCTGTTTGGCGGAGAACTTCGGATGACAGGTGGTGAGCGTGAGCAACGAGGCCTCCTGCGCCTTCGGCAGCACGTCCGCCGGCTGGTACGGCACCGGGTTCACCGCGTCGCCCTGGCTCGGCAGCACGACCTTGCGGCCGACTGTGTGCTCGTACGGTCCGCCACCGGAAATGCTCGAATCGCGCAGCGTCGACACGCCCTTGCACGCCGGCTCGGCACCCTTGGCACCGCTCCAGCCGTCGACCTCGTCGTCGTAGGGCAGCACTTTGTAGATGAAGAAGTCGGTCTGCGTCTCGATCACGATCCGGTCGCAGGAGCTCAGGTTGTCCAGATCGTTGAACGGCGCGCCCTTACCCACCCGATGCCCGGCGACGGCGAAGTTGCCGGGTTCCCCCGGCAGCGAGGTGCCCTTGTAGTGGCCGGGCCCGACGGCGAGCGCGTCCTCGCCGGTGCCCTCCTGGATGGTGAAGTTGAAGTCCGCCCCGAACGACGGGATGTGGATCCGCGCGAACGCCTTGCCGTCCACCAGTTCCGGGTGCAGCGTGCGGTCCTTGGCCCAGTCGCCGGTCAGCTGGTCGCTGGCCGCGGACTGCTTCTCGGCGGAGAACAGGTCGGTCACCCAGACCTCATAGACCATGAACAGCAACACGATCACCCCGAGCGTGATGAACACCTCGCCGGCCGTGCGGATCGCGAGCCCACCCTTGCCCAACGGCGCCGGCCCCGGCTTCTCCGCCACCGCGGTGGCCCCGACCGCGGCGATCACCTCGGTCGGCTGCTCGGCGACCCCGGGCCCGGTCATCCTCCGCCGCGGTCCTGCGGTGCCTCGTTCGCCGCGGTCACCCCGTTCACCGCGGTCACCCTGTTCACCGCGGTCACCCGGTTCGCCCCGGTCGCCCTGGGCAGCTGTCGGACGTCGCGGCGGACCCGCGGCGGAACGCCCACTCCGGCCCGCGGACGTATCCCGTCGCGACCCCCCGGCCGGACGCTCCGACCGGGAAGCCACAGCTGGATCCCCCTCCGGCCGCCGACCGGTGTCCCGACGAGACTCATCCGCCACAGGAGGCACCCGACGCTCCCCCTCCGGACGGCTCGGCCCGCCCCCACGGCGCTCGCCGTCGGTACGGCGGTTCCCGTCCGGGCCACGCGTGCCGGGTTCGTCACCGCGGCGACGGGGGCCGCCCGTGCGGTCCTGCTGGGCGGGGTCGGGCCGGCCGCGGCGCGGACCGGGCTCACCCCGGTCGATCGGCCTGGGCGGTTCGGGTGATCCTTGCGGTGCGCGCCCCTGCTGTGGCGGGCGGGGATTGCCGGCGATTCTTCGCGGAGGTGGCGTGCCCTGGCGTCCGGGATCGCCCTGCCGGCGATCACCGGGTGGAGGCTGCCTGCGGCGCGGTCCTCCGGCTCCTCGTCCC carries:
- a CDS encoding class E sortase; the protein is MTGPGVAEQPTEVIAAVGATAVAEKPGPAPLGKGGLAIRTAGEVFITLGVIVLLFMVYEVWVTDLFSAEKQSAASDQLTGDWAKDRTLHPELVDGKAFARIHIPSFGADFNFTIQEGTGEDALAVGPGHYKGTSLPGEPGNFAVAGHRVGKGAPFNDLDNLSSCDRIVIETQTDFFIYKVLPYDDEVDGWSGAKGAEPACKGVSTLRDSSISGGGPYEHTVGRKVVLPSQGDAVNPVPYQPADVLPKAQEASLLTLTTCHPKFSAKQRLIITSVLTQQVPKSQAGDYDTLLEKIGGAA
- a CDS encoding LLM class flavin-dependent oxidoreductase, whose amino-acid sequence is MAGPAAAVQRRVGGQLRRFGVFLVSGRFPGQEDAGVLRRTVLAAEAAEAAGFDDVWLAEHHFMPYGVCPSAITLAAHLLGRTERIDVGTAVSVLSTTHPVALAEQWSMLDAVSGGRLRLGVGRGGPWQDLEVFGTGIERYERGYAESLDLLLAAATGTVSANGEHFAFREVPVTPVPGGKPRIVVACGSAASGSVRLAADRGLPMLLGMHADDDAKAATVAAYGGPGGHVSTVLCQVGDDAAGLVRRTLPGWLADGLGAHVPLEGHPSPSRDPREYTDLLCEMHPVGPAEDCVAKLETSLRRTGVSHVIMFVEASGTPEDTVANIARIGAEVLPALRASSPAAPGSG
- a CDS encoding ABC transporter ATP-binding protein yields the protein MASIEVTELRKAYAGRTVVDGVSFTVERGEIFGILGTNGAGKTTTVECLQGLRTPDSGTVSVLGLDPARDAAELRRRVGTQLQDARLPEKLRVREALELFATFYPHPADIEDLLRRLGLEEHRDAGFGTLSGGLKQRLSIALALVGDPEIAILDELTTGLDPHARRDTWKLVEGVRDAGVTVVLVTHFMDEAQRLCDRVAILDAGCVVATGSPAELLATTDKSTLDDAFVTLTGRD
- a CDS encoding sensor histidine kinase, translating into MGSVRRAGKLAGLALLSWGDVVLELAAFVLLCVGIVVFYPAVLEGARGRSRRTRELVGRWTGEEIPSPYRPAPADPERERDGWYRDGNQLYRRDWWIRWNRRFTWIKDDPATGRELVWQVLNPVVALSFAGFSLVAGPAALRGYARWTRYWLGPRPARQRTRRVRRPEMLGHQFGLYAISLALLMTALVQLVVLIGAPALFSGAVQHGRTIADTFRREAENWTGLRIPRPYLPPPSPPVVRADGYYQYGKRLYDQPWVPLRRSRAQWVLRDRATWRDMAAGLVLPVVSPVFWVPSAVLACWGLIGIAALWIGRLFLPLPVISGWFEMAGLPAVTGTWPAVAMTFAAAAAVLVAMLPAPWLLRLQVRFGRLLLGPTEAALLAQRVRRLDQTRTEVTVAQASELRRIERDLHDGVQSRLVAMGMKLGAVEALIDQDPAAARQLAAELRTASSEALTELRSLVRGIHPPVLSERGLTDAVRAAALDSPLKVEVTSTVAGRVEQPVEACAYFAVCELLGNAAKHGEARRVLIALDHREGLLSITVTDDGRGGADAARGSGLRGIERRLGGFDGRLTLTSPPGGPTEAFVEVPCQLDPPRTPEPSSPKTSTSSATA
- a CDS encoding ABC transporter permease, coding for MTTFGKLATTEAKLLLRTPVWVGFGVLLPTVVLLVVGFIPGTSEPSEATGGYRFLDLWVPSLVVIALAMLGLQGIPAAVATYREQGVLRRLATTPVSPALLLLAQVLVHAVVALTGVTLMLAAARLLFHVPLPRHPLSFVLTVLLGLVSVFALGLVAASLARTTKGASGLAMIVFFPIMFLGGVYLPRPLLPKLIREIGAYAPPGAQPLQDAWIGAGVRPLQFVVLAAFAVGGTALAVRLFRWE
- a CDS encoding SCO5389 family protein, which gives rise to MSLDVSPALLEKAERGEVSDAEFVACVRESLPYAWEVITGVIAEADGAVDGFADNETPPPSEADRGQLLRALASDAIRGGLERHFGVKLAFQNCHRVAVFRTSEVDSDRYRAFVSVRGQLLNQSPELRDC